Within Rhinolophus ferrumequinum isolate MPI-CBG mRhiFer1 chromosome 14, mRhiFer1_v1.p, whole genome shotgun sequence, the genomic segment GAAAATGGTGCCAGGCTGGGGGGGCAGCAGGTGTGGACAGGGGAACAGGTCAATGTCTTTTGAGCAGACAGAACCTGGGCCAGGACATGGGCTGGCAAGGAGTAGGGCACCTGGTGGGCGGTGTAGAGCTGCTGGGTGACCAGCAGGGGCCAGACAGCCAGGGAACCcgggcaggagggggcagaggCCCAAGAAGCAGGCAGCCTATAAGAGCAGCAGCTCCCAGGACTGTGCCAGCTTCAGTGTCCCTCACCAGACCACGGCTTGGGAGAGCAACAGGGCTGTGGGGGACAGATGGACCAATAGGTGCAAGAGGCAAGGGGCTGAGGGTGAAATGGTGCTGACAGAAACACTGCTGTCCCTCTAGGGGGCGTGCCATCACGGTGGTGAGCTCCTGGAGGAGTCTTTGTGCGCACCAGGCCTTGCGGTGCCTCGAGGGGGCAGACACTGGCATCCAGCACTAGGCCCTGGGTGCCCCTCCAGTGGAGTGTGCCAGGACTGGCCACAGAGCGGAGGGGTGCCCGACTCagacccccaacccccaccaggAGGGGGGTGCCGGGTGCAGCTCAACCCGGTGTGGAGGAGCCCCAGCGGCCTCTGACGCTCCGGTGCCGGAAGGGGCTGTCCGGGTAGACTGGCGGGGGCCGGTCCGCACGGGCTTGACGCAGGCGGAGGCGGGGAAAGCGCAGGCGACACCGAGGGCCCTGAGCGCGGGCCAGCAGCGCCACCTGCTGGGAAGATACTTGCGCAGCGGCGACCACAGCCGACTCGGGATCGCTTTGCAGCTGCCCCAGGTCTAGGGGGACAGGGCAGCTCAGGCAGGGCGGGAGGGCTCAGGACTGCCAAGCGCCCCAGGACTCCTGGCCCTCCACCCATCCATTCCCACCCACTCCACTCTGGCACTCTCCAGGACCCCATGCCCTGGCGACGCTGGTCCTCACCTTGGAACAGGGAGTCCAGCAGGTCCTGGTTGACATGGCTGGGGCTGGTGTGATGGACAAAGAAGCCTGGACCAAGGCAAACCCGTGAGTGCTGGCGCCACGCCCCCAGCTCCCAGAGCTCTGGGTAGGAGAGATAGTGAGACGCCTGGACTGCCTCACCTATGAGCACGGTAGCTGCCCGGCGCAGGTGGTCCTGTGGGCTCCGCAGGTAGCCCTGGGTCTGGCTCAGGAATCTGGGCACGTGGCTCGGGTACCAGTGAACCTGGGGACAGAAGGGCTCATGGCAGGACAGGAGAGCCAATCCCACAGAGAGAGGAGATGGCAGAGGTGAGCCCAGGGGCTGGGATCCCCTGGGGAGCCCCCAGAGCAAGGGGTCAGGGCCGGAGGTCTTAGACCTGCTACCAACTCAGCTGGGAAAGTGAGGAGACTCAGTTTGAGGGCAGTGGTCCCTGTGTACACTGGACCGAGTGGGCAGCTCACCACACCCCCTCACTGTCACTGCTCCCCTTCTGACCATGCGGTGGCAGATGCGACTTAGGGCCTCAGGGCTGTCATAGTGGGCCACAGTGACCATCTCCTCCAGCAGACCCCATTGCAGGGCGTGGTCACAGCGAGCCAGGGTCCACTCTGAGCTCTGGAACACCGGAAGCAGGGTTAGGGGTCCAGAAAGTGGCAGAGGTGGCCTGAGTGTGGCCAGGATGAGGGGTGGAGAAGCCCAGGGCCAGAAACCTGGGAGCCCATGACGCCTGCACCCGGGACCCTCGGGCAAGTCCCTGACAGGCCATCTTCCGAGACACAGCCCCGTGGGATGGGCGGGGTTGGGTGGGGACAGCGGTGGGACAGTCTCGGGAGCAGCTGACCTCAGCAGCGTCCAGGCTGGGGTCATGCAGGCACAACAACAGCGGCACGAGACTCTTCAGCACCAGCTTCCGCAGGGGACCTCGAAGCCCCACCCGGAGCCCGCCCCGACCCCGCCGCACCAGGGTCCCGAGGAGCCCGACTGCAGAGGCGCGGACCGGGTCCCGAGCCTGCGTGCGAGGATGCAGTCAGGGGGAGCCAGGAGGGAGAGGCTCTCAGGAGGGGAGCTGCCTGGGGGCGCAGTCTGGGGGCAGGAGCAGGACCTGGTGGGGgagcctggggagaggggagtgtcctggtggggcggggcctggagcgGCGGGGCAGTGCTCACGTCGTCCAGCAGTGGCGGGAGGCGTGGCCCCAGTTCTGTGCTCAGAAGCCGCACCGGCGCCCGCGGCCGCAGCAGGAGCCTCCTCAACGCGCCCAGCGCGGCGCCCACAAGCCGCGCGTCGTGTTCGCCCAGCGCGCCCAGGAGAGCCGGCAGCAGCGCGCTCACGTGCCGCACCTGCGGAGGCAGGGATCTTGGGCAGCCGCTCGCACCCCCGTCCCGTCCTGCCCGGCCCAGCTCCTCACCTTCCGGCGGTTCAGCGCGAGGTGGCCGAGGCCAAGCAAGCCTAGCCAGCGCACGGTGGGCTCGGGGTCGCCCTGCCAGGCGCGGAGTCGCTCCAGAATCACCTCCTCCTGCAGGAGCCGCGCGGTGGGCCAGCTCTGCAACAGCTGGGCGGGGGCCACGCGGTCAGGACTCTCACTGTCCCGATGCTGGTGGTGCCGCTTACGGGCCAAGTCCACGGTCACCCCTCGTCACCCATCTGGGAAAGGGGCTCACCCCGGTGAAGAAGGCTATAGCCGTGAGGCGCTGCGTGTCGTCGGCGCTGCGTAGCCTGGGCAGCAAGTCAGCGAACAGGCCTCGCAGGTGGTGGTCCGCGTGGGCCACCATGGCACTGGGTTGGGGCGAAATGGCAGCTCTCCCTCTGCTTACGGACTCACCCCTGGAGAAGCCCGCACCCGGCCACCCTCATGCCTggcctcttcccccaccccctgcgcCACACCTGGCCAGCAGCAGGACACCCTCCAGGTGGGTGTGGGCTCCCACCAgcctcctccagcctccagcctgcTCCATGCACGTGACCACCATGCGGCTGCCATCCCCGGTAAGCAAGGCCTTCAGAGCCTCCACTGTGCAGCTAGAGGTGGGGGCAGTGGGCGAGAGGGCAGTGAGGACAGGGCGCTGATCCAGCCCTCACCTCCCCGAGTGTGAGACCCTCACCTGGCGTGGCTGTGCGGTGGCCCTTGGTGGGATGGGGTCCAAACCTTGGAAGTGTCAGGGGAGCATGTGCCCCGGGCCATCTCGTGCAGCTTCGTGACCAGCACGAGGAGGAGGTGCGGGTAGAAGCCCCGTGTAGCGCCCACGCAGCCGGACACAGCCAGCATCTCCCCAAGGGCGCGAGTGGCCTGTGGAACAAGTGGCCCACCCAGGCTCAGGCTCAC encodes:
- the MROH6 gene encoding maestro heat-like repeat-containing protein family member 6 isoform X3 — its product is MAGGVWGRARGAPVGALTLGALAEGIRASQGQPMRPPSKGPQPEPEAEPGHVAAQEPCSPPPAQEPAPEGPSQVHALVLGLLAQGPSLDEGRPRRAALRVLSALALEHAQDVVCALLPCSLPLDRAAAELWRSLSRNQRVNGQVLVQLLWALKGAAGPELEALAATRALGEMLAVSGCVGATRGFYPHLLLVLVTKLHEMARGTCSPDTSKVWTPSHQGPPHSHASCTVEALKALLTGDGSRMVVTCMEQAGGWRRLVGAHTHLEGVLLLASAMVAHADHHLRGLFADLLPRLRSADDTQRLTAIAFFTGLLQSWPTARLLQEEVILERLRAWQGDPEPTVRWLGLLGLGHLALNRRKVRHVSALLPALLGALGEHDARLVGAALGALRRLLLRPRAPVRLLSTELGPRLPPLLDDARDPVRASAVGLLGTLVRRGRGGLRVGLRGPLRKLVLKSLVPLLLCLHDPSLDAAESSEWTLARCDHALQWGLLEEMVTVAHYDSPEALSRICHRMVHWYPSHVPRFLSQTQGYLRSPQDHLRRAATVLIGEAVQASHYLSYPELWELGAWRQHSRVCLGPGFFVHHTSPSHVNQDLLDSLFQDLGQLQSDPESAVVAAAQVSSQQVALLARAQGPRCRLRFPRLRLRQARADRPPPVYPDSPFRHRSVRGRWGSSTPG
- the MROH6 gene encoding maestro heat-like repeat-containing protein family member 6 isoform X2, which produces MAGGVWGRARGAPVGALTLGALAEGIRASQGQPMRPPSKGPQPEPEAEPGHVAAQEPCSPPPAQEPAPEGPSQAPQSSQKEGALADLAMYTAACLEEAGFAGTQATALSLSSALEAQGERLEDQVHALVLGLLAQGPSLDEGRPRRAALRVLSALALEHAQDVVCALLPCSLPLDRAAAELWRSLSRNQRVNGQVLVQLLWALKGAAGPELEALAATRALGEMLAVSGCVGATRGFYPHLLLVLVTKLHEMARGTCSPDTSKVWTPSHQGPPHSHASCTVEALKALLTGDGSRMVVTCMEQAGGWRRLVGAHTHLEGVLLLASAMVAHADHHLRGLFADLLPRLRSADDTQRLTAIAFFTGLLQSWPTARLLQEEVILERLRAWQGDPEPTVRWLGLLGLGHLALNRRKVRHVSALLPALLGALGEHDARLVGAALGALRRLLLRPRAPVRLLSTELGPRLPPLLDDARDPVRASAVGLLGTLVRRGRGGLRVGLRGPLRKLVLKSLVPLLLCLHDPSLDAAESSEWTLARCDHALQWGLLEEMVTVAHYDSPEALSRICHRMVHWYPSHVPRFLSQTQGYLRSPQDHLRRAATVLIGFFVHHTSPSHVNQDLLDSLFQDLGQLQSDPESAVVAAAQVSSQQVALLARAQGPRCRLRFPRLRLRQARADRPPPVYPDSPFRHRSVRGRWGSSTPG
- the MROH6 gene encoding maestro heat-like repeat-containing protein family member 6 isoform X1; the protein is MAGGVWGRARGAPVGALTLGALAEGIRASQGQPMRPPSKGPQPEPEAEPGHVAAQEPCSPPPAQEPAPEGPSQAPQSSQKEGALADLAMYTAACLEEAGFAGTQATALSLSSALEAQGERLEDQVHALVLGLLAQGPSLDEGRPRRAALRVLSALALEHAQDVVCALLPCSLPLDRAAAELWRSLSRNQRVNGQVLVQLLWALKGAAGPELEALAATRALGEMLAVSGCVGATRGFYPHLLLVLVTKLHEMARGTCSPDTSKVWTPSHQGPPHSHASCTVEALKALLTGDGSRMVVTCMEQAGGWRRLVGAHTHLEGVLLLASAMVAHADHHLRGLFADLLPRLRSADDTQRLTAIAFFTGLLQSWPTARLLQEEVILERLRAWQGDPEPTVRWLGLLGLGHLALNRRKVRHVSALLPALLGALGEHDARLVGAALGALRRLLLRPRAPVRLLSTELGPRLPPLLDDARDPVRASAVGLLGTLVRRGRGGLRVGLRGPLRKLVLKSLVPLLLCLHDPSLDAAESSEWTLARCDHALQWGLLEEMVTVAHYDSPEALSRICHRMVHWYPSHVPRFLSQTQGYLRSPQDHLRRAATVLIGEAVQASHYLSYPELWELGAWRQHSRVCLGPGFFVHHTSPSHVNQDLLDSLFQDLGQLQSDPESAVVAAAQVSSQQVALLARAQGPRCRLRFPRLRLRQARADRPPPVYPDSPFRHRSVRGRWGSSTPG